Genomic DNA from Pedobacter africanus:
GATGAATTGTTCAGAAAACTGACCAAGGGCGGAAATGTAGCGGCAGTGAAAGGCACAAAGGAGGAATGGGAAATGATCCAGCCGTTTTTAGAAAAAGAAGAACTGAGGAGCAGTTACCTGGCAGCTTTGGTAAAAAACAATCCGGATCCCAAAGTTAAGGTAATGGCGGCCCTGATGTGTGAGCTACAGCCGGATGCTGCTAAAACCATGGAGATTATTGATAAAGTAGCGCCAAAGGTAGGAGAAAATACCATTATGATGCGCAGGGTTAGGGCAATGGCCAAACAACAGGCCGAGGCATTGGCCCGCAGGCATGCAGGAATGCTGGGCGAACAGTTTGCAGATTTTACTGCAGCCAATCTGAAAGGGGAAAGCATGAGCCTTGCCCCGGTAGTGAAAGCCAATAAATATACATTGGTCCAGTTTTGGGCATCCTGGTGCGGACCTTGTCGTAAAGAAATTCCTCTATTGAAACAATTGTATAAACAATACAAATCCAAAGGAATGGAAATTGTGTCTTTCTCTATGGATGATAACCGGTACAATTGGGAGAAGGCATCTGAAGTGGAAAAGCTGCAATGGATAAATGTATCCGACCTGAAGGCTTTTAAGAGTAGTGTGGCCAAAACCTATCCAATAGCGGGCATCCCGGCAAATGTGATCATTGACCAGCAGGGGAAAATTGTGGCCAGTAACCTTACCGATAAGGATCTTGAAAATAAAATAGAAAGCCTGTTTAAGTAGTATGAAAAGATTTCTTTTGTTATGTTATGCCTTACTAGGGTATGCAAGCCTATCGGCACAGGAAGTAACAGCGCTAAAAGACGAGCGACCTGTTGCCGGTAAGAACTTTCAGGTTAGTTATAACCCGGCTGGCGGCCCTTTGACAGCTGCAGATCGGGTAGGTGGAATTGCTGTGTTTTATGCGGGTAAGCAGAAGACGCAGACCTTAGCCTTCCAAATGAAAAAACAGAAGGCAGACTGGGAGGGAGTTATAAGGGTGCCAGACAGTACGTTATTGGTTTACATGGTATTTACAGACGGGCAGCAGAAAGTGATGGATACCAGGGATGGAAAAGGCTATCTTTTACCTGCCTACAGCAAAGGCAAGCCGGTTCAGTATGCTTATGCAACAATGGCTTTGCTTACAGACGGTGGGCCACCAGATCCTTATGGGTTAAAGAAGAACCAGGACCGGGCTTTACAGTTCATGAAACAGGAAATGCATTTTCATCCGGAAAGCGAAACCCCGCTACGTCAACGCTTTTATAATATGCTGGCCAATTCCCCTGAACGGAATGATAAAGCCGACCTGGTAAAAAGGCTTACCGCCTTGAAAAGCGATAAGGAAAGCGATTTGATGATGGCGCAGTTATACCTTTCTTTCTTAGGGACAAAACAGCAAGCCGATTCGCTGGATAAACTATTGGAAACCAGATTTCCTGATGGCGAATATGTGAAGCAAAAGAAAAGCAAAAAGCAGCAGCCCGGGGAGGACCATAAACCAACAGAAAAAAAGGCCGTAGATACCCTTCAGCTCATTACCGAACTTAAGAAAAACATGTTGAAAGAACCTGTTGGCGAGATAGTGTTGAAGGACATCAATGGCGAACCGGTGGTTTTAGGCGGGGCAGGGATGAAGGGTAAAGTAATGGTCATTGATTTCTGGGCAACCTGGTGTGGGCCCTGTGTCCGTTCCTTTCCCGCTATGCAAAAGGTGATGGATAAGTACAAGGACAATCCCAATGTGAAGTTTTTTTACATCTGTACAATGGAAGAGGGCGATGCGCTGAAGACCGTGAAGGACTATTTAAGCAAGAACCCTTTGCCTTTTACCATTTTGATGGACGAAAAAACAAGTGACATGAATTTGTATAAAGCCTTTACCCATTATAAAGGAGGGCGCGGAATCCCTTATAAACTGGTGATAGACGGTGATGGAAATGTACGTTTCAGGACTTTGGGCTTTTCAGGCGATGAAGGGCTTCTTGAGGCTGAATTATCTGCAATGATCAAACTATCACTATGACTATTATCGTGATACTCATCCTGATTCTTATGGTAGCGGGGAGAACTTTGCTGAAGCTGTTTTAATTTATTAACCTGAAGCCATAAAGCAATGGCTTCAGGTTATAAAAATATTCCTGGGGCGTTACATCAACCATAAGATCACAGGCAATTCATTTTTTAAATATTTATACATCGGCCTTATAATTATTGGTGCTTTTTTAATCGTTAATTCGGTAGTTAGCTTACATTAGGAAACTATTCCCTTTATTTGTAAATGCCAATTGTAAGATTAAAGACCAATATCAAAGCGCTTAGGTTTCGATACTTAATTTTAATACTTGTGGTTATCGCCTTGGGCATTTTATCCCGAAAGGTAACGGGTATCCCATTAATTGTAGGTGATATACTGTACGCCGTAATGATGTTCTTTTTAGTTAAAATGCTGTTAATCAGGCTTAGCTACTTGAAGGCGGCTTTGATTAGCGTGTCGGTTTGTTTTCTTATTGAATTTAGCCAGCTTTATAATGCAACATGGATCAATAACATTCGAAATACTACCCTCGGAGCATTGGTATTGGGCCATGGGTTCCTCTGGAGTGATATTATAGCCTACACTATCGGAACAGTAGTTATTTATAAAGCTGTTTGCCTTTTAAATACACGCTAATTTATACCTCACTGATCTACCTGCACCAGTCTGATGAAGTATGCCTGTTTCGTTCAAGTACAGCAAATCGCGGGTAGCCGTTGCTTTAGATGTTTTAGCAATGGCCATGTATTTTTTAGCAGTCATTCCCCCTTCAAAACCTTGCGTCTCGTTCTCCAGCATACGGTTAATGACTTTCAATTGCCGCTCATTCAATAGAGATTTATACTGATCAAATAATCTGGTTTTCTTTACCGTAAACTCAATCAGTTCTTTTGCGGCTTTCTGTGCATCAAGTATTACTTGGCCAAAATAATAAATCCATTCTGTAATATCCAGACCCGACTGTGCTAATTTCAAAGCCTGATAGTAGTCTTTCTTGCCTTTCTCGATAACTTTCGATATAGATAACAGCACAGGGCCTTTCAGTTCATGAGAAAGCGCATACTCTGCCAGAGCCCGGCCAATACGTCCGTTTCCATCTTCAAAAGGATGTATAGATTCGAAATATAAATGTGCTATTGAAGCCTTTAATAAGGCTCTCGTGACCTCGTCATTTACACTAAGATTGTCGTTATGAAACCATTTTACAAACATTTCCATTTCGTTTGATACCCTATCTGATGGTGGTGCCTGGTAGTGTACAATTTCCTTTCCATATGCTCCAGAAATAACCTGCATAAGTTCCTGACCTTTTCTCCATGACCCAGCATTAATTTTCGGAAAT
This window encodes:
- a CDS encoding TlpA disulfide reductase family protein, which codes for MKTIYIQKIKYLLAVVLLVCTSAVMAANQFELNGTAVGKDGQQVELIRYTEGSINKLATTTVTAGKFHISIPVDELSLAVLQINSGFGGTIIVEPAVVQYRMNADGTFEIKGGKYNPVLLGYLRNKAYIAADELFRKLTKGGNVAAVKGTKEEWEMIQPFLEKEELRSSYLAALVKNNPDPKVKVMAALMCELQPDAAKTMEIIDKVAPKVGENTIMMRRVRAMAKQQAEALARRHAGMLGEQFADFTAANLKGESMSLAPVVKANKYTLVQFWASWCGPCRKEIPLLKQLYKQYKSKGMEIVSFSMDDNRYNWEKASEVEKLQWINVSDLKAFKSSVAKTYPIAGIPANVIIDQQGKIVASNLTDKDLENKIESLFK
- a CDS encoding TlpA family protein disulfide reductase — encoded protein: MKRFLLLCYALLGYASLSAQEVTALKDERPVAGKNFQVSYNPAGGPLTAADRVGGIAVFYAGKQKTQTLAFQMKKQKADWEGVIRVPDSTLLVYMVFTDGQQKVMDTRDGKGYLLPAYSKGKPVQYAYATMALLTDGGPPDPYGLKKNQDRALQFMKQEMHFHPESETPLRQRFYNMLANSPERNDKADLVKRLTALKSDKESDLMMAQLYLSFLGTKQQADSLDKLLETRFPDGEYVKQKKSKKQQPGEDHKPTEKKAVDTLQLITELKKNMLKEPVGEIVLKDINGEPVVLGGAGMKGKVMVIDFWATWCGPCVRSFPAMQKVMDKYKDNPNVKFFYICTMEEGDALKTVKDYLSKNPLPFTILMDEKTSDMNLYKAFTHYKGGRGIPYKLVIDGDGNVRFRTLGFSGDEGLLEAELSAMIKLSL
- a CDS encoding ribosomal maturation YjgA family protein, which encodes MPIVRLKTNIKALRFRYLILILVVIALGILSRKVTGIPLIVGDILYAVMMFFLVKMLLIRLSYLKAALISVSVCFLIEFSQLYNATWINNIRNTTLGALVLGHGFLWSDIIAYTIGTVVIYKAVCLLNTR
- a CDS encoding Fic family protein encodes the protein MYNWQYKEWPHFNYSTEKLQPISIAFAKELGNVNGLITGLNEELRQETLIEILISEAIKTSEIEGEYMSREDVMSSIKKNLGLKDDKVVYDKRVAGVAKLMTTVRENAKEELTVKMILYWHEILMGGFPKINAGSWRKGQELMQVISGAYGKEIVHYQAPPSDRVSNEMEMFVKWFHNDNLSVNDEVTRALLKASIAHLYFESIHPFEDGNGRIGRALAEYALSHELKGPVLLSISKVIEKGKKDYYQALKLAQSGLDITEWIYYFGQVILDAQKAAKELIEFTVKKTRLFDQYKSLLNERQLKVINRMLENETQGFEGGMTAKKYMAIAKTSKATATRDLLYLNETGILHQTGAGRSVRYKLACI